The Corynebacterium freiburgense region CACAATGCTTGCGGTACCGCCGCATTGCTCCACTTGGCGAGCAGCCTGTGCGGCAATCGTTTCGCTTCCTGGTTGTAATCCGTGATCAATAATTACAGCGTGTGCTTCAACTCGCTCGGCTAATGCTGCGGCGACTAACGCTAAGGAATCAGGCCCTCCGGAAACTCCGATTACCGGCTTACCTAAGGCAAATGGTCGTACAGCTAGACGAATCCGCAGAAACGCCGGGCTTTTGCGTGGCCAGAATGGTGTGCTCATCGCAATGCACTGGTCAGGGCATCAAGCGCTTCACGGGCGGATAGCACATCGGATTCATTGGAAATCAATGCAAAGGTATACACCACACCGTCGCGTGAAGTTACTGTTCCAGCGAGTGATGAAGTGTCTGTAAGGGTGCCGGTTTTTGCCCGGACCCATCCCTCGCCTTCCGTATCATTAAATCGAGTTTTTAGTGTTCCTGTACCACCTGCAATGGGCAATGTGTAGAGCAAATCACGTAATTGATCGCTGGTAACCGCTTTTAGCAAAATATTGTCAAGCACTTTTGCGGTGAGCAGATTGCCTTCAGACAGACCGGACGAATCTTCAATACGTACACCATCAAGATTAATGCCGTGTTCTTTAAGTACCTGGGTAATTGCCGTTGGTGGATCAACTTTCCCGGACGAATCAACAGCAAGAGCGACCTCCCGGCCAATAGATTCGGCAACGATATTGTCACTTTCAAGCATCATAAAATGCAGGCGATCAAATAATGGTTTCGATTGAATGGTTTTGAGCACTTCGCCTTCAGATGAGGTTGTATACCCAAAACTCGTTGCGCCAACTCGATCAGCAATCGCTTTTGCAACATCTAACCCTGGTGTTGCACTCCTAGGGCTTTGATCGAGCATCACCGGTTCCATGGGTGCGATAAAACCTGCGGGAATATCTTCTGGGTGCCACGCTGGATGCATTGGTTCCCATTTCCAGGCGCTAGTATCCACAAGCACTTGGTCAACGTCACCGGCAGCTTCCGCAAGAGTATTTAGGTTTTCTTCCGTAAGTTGGACGTCACCGCCGCCACGAATCACCACCGTTTGCTCATTTTGCTTAACGACGGCCGTCTCCACCGTATGATCGTGCGGCAGCTTAAGCAATGCGGCCGCAGCGGTAAGTACCTTCATAGTTGACGCAGGACGAGCAGGCGTATTGTCTTCTTGGCTCCATACAGTTTCGCCAGTTGAAGCATTAGTAATACGCCCGACAAAGGACCCTAATGCAGGGTTTTGGATTAAGCTCTCAAGGTTATGTGCCTGTTCACCTTTATTATCGGCTTTATGCACCAACTGGTGAACCACCGGCAACGATGCTGGCGCATCATGTTGAATTGCTTTTTGCTCGGCCGCTTTAAATCCCGCGTATCCGGCGATCGAACCCACTCCTACAATTGCCACGACGACAGACGCCGCCCACCACTTTGAACTTGCCATGCCATCTCTTTCCAATCGATCCCAACGTTTCCACCCAGGGTAGACAGCGCTAGGATAGTCGGGAAACCAAAACCTTTCTGATTTTTAAGGACGTGTGCCGTATGAGCATCGAAGTCACCATAGAGATTCCCAAGGGTTCCCGCAATAAATACGAGGTAGACCATGTGACCGGAAAAGTCTACCTTGATCGGTATTTGTTCACCCCAATGGCATACCCACTGGACTATGGTTTTATTGATCACACCCTCGGTGAAGACGGTGATCCACTAGACGCTCTGGTAATCCTCCCAGAACCAGTATTCCCTGGTGTGATCGTCAAGGCACGTCCAGTCGGCGTCTTCAAAATGACTGATGAAGCTGGCGGCGACGACAAACTCTTGTGTGTACTCGATGATCCTCGCTGGGATCATTTCCAAAACATCAGCGACATTTCCGATTTCCTTAAAGACGAAATCGAGCATTTCTTTGTTCACTACAAGGACCTTGAGCCCAATAAAGAAGTCACCGGTTCTGGTTGGGGCGATAAGGCAGAAGCAGAGCGCATCTACACTGAAGCCGTAGAACGCTATAAGCATTAATTTAAAACACTTTTGGAGGTTTCAGTATGCGCAGTGTTTCAGTAACGGAAGTCCCCGCCGGAGTTCAACTTATTGATGTACGCGAACCAGATGAGTTCGCGGCTGGCCACGCTGTAGGTGCTACAAATATCCCAATGTCGGAGTT contains the following coding sequences:
- a CDS encoding inorganic diphosphatase, which translates into the protein MSIEVTIEIPKGSRNKYEVDHVTGKVYLDRYLFTPMAYPLDYGFIDHTLGEDGDPLDALVILPEPVFPGVIVKARPVGVFKMTDEAGGDDKLLCVLDDPRWDHFQNISDISDFLKDEIEHFFVHYKDLEPNKEVTGSGWGDKAEAERIYTEAVERYKH
- the dacB gene encoding D-alanyl-D-alanine carboxypeptidase/D-alanyl-D-alanine endopeptidase; the encoded protein is MASSKWWAASVVVAIVGVGSIAGYAGFKAAEQKAIQHDAPASLPVVHQLVHKADNKGEQAHNLESLIQNPALGSFVGRITNASTGETVWSQEDNTPARPASTMKVLTAAAALLKLPHDHTVETAVVKQNEQTVVIRGGGDVQLTEENLNTLAEAAGDVDQVLVDTSAWKWEPMHPAWHPEDIPAGFIAPMEPVMLDQSPRSATPGLDVAKAIADRVGATSFGYTTSSEGEVLKTIQSKPLFDRLHFMMLESDNIVAESIGREVALAVDSSGKVDPPTAITQVLKEHGINLDGVRIEDSSGLSEGNLLTAKVLDNILLKAVTSDQLRDLLYTLPIAGGTGTLKTRFNDTEGEGWVRAKTGTLTDTSSLAGTVTSRDGVVYTFALISNESDVLSAREALDALTSALR